From the genome of Halobacteriovorax marinus SJ:
AGCTTAGAGGCCTTTTGTGCAGATTCAGAACTTCTTGTCACCATAGCAGAGATTTCACTGATAGAAGATGAGGTTTCTTGAACACTTGCTGCCAGTTGATCTGTAGTTGTTGAAAGTTCTGTAGAACCTTCTGCAATACTAGTACTACTTCCAAGTACATTTGATGCGCCATCTTTGAGTTTAACTCCAATTGCTGTAATCTTATTAGCAAGAGTAGTTGAGAGAGTGAGTGAAAATAAAATAATGACAACAGCTGATACACCTACAATTGTTAGCATTAAATTTCTAAGTAAGACCACTGATTCATAGGCCTCTTCTTTTGATATTTTACTAATAACAAACCAAGAGAGTTCATCAACATTAATTTTTTGAACTGCTGCGATTTGCTCTTTATTAAACATATCAGTGTAATATAGTACTGCTGGCGTTGCTGCTTTTACTGCGTTAGAAATATTCTCACTTCCCATCTTGTAGGCAAGGGCAGTTGTTCCCTGAGTTTCAATAAATTGAAGGTCATCTTTATTGTAGTTAATTGATGCAAGTTTTTTAGAAAAGCCTAACTTATCTTCGTGTAGACTTCTTGAGATTGATCTCTCGACTAAGTCACTTCCTAGGATAACATTTTCACCAGTCATTCCTAGTCCATGGTTTTTCCAGTTGAAATTTCCTGTCGTGATAGTGTTGTACTTATCAACTGGAACTTGGAAAATGAGTGAACCAACAATTTGACCATCTAGCTTTATACTGTGAGCAACAAATTGTGCTGGAGCATTAAAGCTTGGCCAGTATTTTTGAATATCTGTAATAATGGCCTTGTCATGGTTTTTTAGTGAAGCAAAGTACGCCTTAGAGATAGGTGAGTTCTTGTATAACTCATTACTAAGATTTGCTGCAAAATCACCTTCCTTATATGTTGAGTAAATAATTGTATTCGTCTCGGCATCTACAATGAAAATATCGTAGTAATTATAATTCTTAGAATACTTTAAGAAGTCAGCGTGAAACTTACTATGGGCCTTTGAATAGCTTGATTCTCCAGCGGACATTTGCTTATATTTCTCTCCAATAGGGTGAGAGTTTCTAAGAACAAAGTCTCTTTGTAGAAGAAGAGAGTTATCAGATAGAGTACCAGATATTTTCTTTGCATCTAATTGATAAGTATTCTTGGCATTAAAATCTTTTATAAAACCTTTGGTGTAGTAAGACTCTAGATCCAACTTCGCTTGGTAGGCGTCAGCATCATAGACTTCTTGTGAGTAGAGATTGTATCCCTCTTTTAAGTTGATGTAGGCACCAGTTGTGAGTCCACTTTCAGCTAGATCTTTAACTTGAGTCTTCATAATGGTAATCATATCTTCAACTTGAAATGACTTTGACTCTCTAATTGCCACTAACTTCTCTTTAATTTCCACTTCAAGACTCTTAGATGAGTTCTTAAATGATAAAACTCCGATAATTGTTGCTGGAACAAGTCCTGCAATTAAGAAGCTTAGAATGAGTTTATTCTTTAAAGAGAGTTTTTTCACATTGAATTCCTAGTTGAAAATATCTGTACTAAATTTTATCGTCACAACTTGAACAAAGTTTTAATATTTGTGGAGGAAATTATGTATTTCTTAAGGAAGACTAACTTGCAGTAATTTCAATACTTTCTGGAGCAGTTTTGTCGAATTTAAAGTGAGTCATAGAGCTTTCTAGCTCATCCTTTTCAGACGTCACCATGAGAATCTTATCTTTTGCTTTAAATGATGTTGAGCCATCCGGAATGATGAATCCACCACTTCTTTTTATAAAAAGTATGACCGTCCCCTTAGGGAGTCCCAGGTCCACAACACGCTTTTCTACAGCAAAGTCTGTGTCCTCAATCATAAACTCTCTAATACCATTCTTTGTTTTCTCTATAACTTCTAGATCAATAGGAAAGTCAGGGTCAATAATAGACTCAATAAGTAGGTTTAACTTCTTAGCAAGTAGCTTTACTGTGGAGCCTTGAACTAGAGCAGAGATAATGACCGTAAAGAAGACTAAGTCAAAAATGAAGTTCGCTTCTTTTCCAACATTCATTGCCACTAAACTGGCGAAGACAATAGGAGTCGCTCCTTTTAGTCCCGCCCATGAAATGAGGAGCTTTTCTCTATAGTCAAAACGAGAGAACATTAAACAAATAAATACAATGGCCGGTCTGGCAATAATAATACTAAATACTGCGAGCATGGCCCCACTGGAAGCGATCTCTAAGAGTCTTGAAGGGAAGACTAGTAATCCTAAAAGAATGAAGAGACCAATTTGAAAGAGCCACGAAATTCCATCAAAGAATGAAGTAAGTATTTGCTTGTGGATGATTCTCTCATTACCAACTTTTAGTCCAAAGATGTAAACAGCGAGGAAGCCGTTTCCATGAAAGGAAGTGACGAGTGAGTAATTTAAAAAGAGAAAACCAAGGGCAAGGGCAGGGTAGAGACCTTGAAAGTCGAGTTCAACTTTATCATTAATCAATTTGAATATTTTAAAGAAGGCATAGCCTCCAATAATACCAAAGAGTGGATTTACAATAAAAGAGATGAGTGAGTTCATCTGGCTGGTTTCGATATCTGCCTGGTAGAGACCAAGAAAGATTGTAACGAGTAGGTAGGCCATAGGATCGTTACTTCCCGATTCAAGTTCTAGAAGTGACTTTACTCTTTTTGGAACCTGAGCATTTCTATCTCTTAGAACTGTAAATACGGCCGCGGCATCTGTGGAAGAGAGAATCGCACCAATAAGAAAGGACTCGAAGAGATTAATGTGGAAGAGATAGTGACAAAAGACACCGATCATACCTGTGGTTAAGAGAATTCCAAGAGTCGAGAGTACGACTCCAGACTTCATAACTGGCCTAATATCTGAAATTTTTGTTAAGAGTCCACCTGTAAAGATAATAAGACAGATGGCCACGAGAGAGAGGGAGTGGGTGAGCTCATAATTCTCGTAATCAATTCCTCCAATACCCTCACTACCTGAGATCATTCCTACAAAAAGGAAGAGAACTAGAATTGGAAGTCCAAATTTACTTAAAGATTTACTCATCACTACACTTAGCAGTAATAATATTGATCCAATAAGTAATGTATTATTTAAAACGACTTCCACAATTTTCCTGTCGGTAAATTCTGGAAAATATTAACATATTTTATGCAATGGTGCTCTTTTTAAGAGCACCATTCGTTATTTATTCAAGAGACTAAGGTGATGATTAATGTGATCAGGTAGAAAACTTGCGATAAAGTAGTAGCTATGATCAAAATCTTTTCTAAAGTTTAACTTTAAAGATTGATCAACTTTATCACATGCCTGAATGAAATTGTCGGATAAGAGTTCTTTCTCTAGGAATTCGTCATCAAGACCCTGATCAATAAGAATTGTATCCGATCGATTGTGACCACTTTTTACGAGAAGAGTGGCATCATATCTACCTCCCTCAGTCTCTGGGTTTTCAAGATAGCCAGAGAAGGCCTTTTGTCCCCAAGGGCACTTTGTTGGATTTACAATAGGTGAGAAGGCCGAAACACTTGTGAATAACTCTTTTTCATTCAGAGAAAGAACTAGCGCTCCATGACCACCCATTGAGTGACCCATTATTGAAATCTTCTTTATATTAAAACTAGCTTTTAAAATTTGAACGATTTCAACACTGATATAATCATACATTTTATAATGATCTTTATATCCTGGAGTCGTGGCATTTAAATAGAAGCCAGCACCTGATCCAAAGTCATAACTCTCGTGTTCGCCCTCTAAATTAAGCCCTCTAGGGGAAGTATCTGGGCAAATAATCATTGTATTAGTATCAGATAGAAGAGGCTGAACTCCTGCCTTTGTAATAAAGTTTTCTTCATTACAAGTAAGGCCCGAGAGCCAAATAATAGCATTTTCAATTTTATTATCTGGCTCATAAGTTGAGAAATTCATCTCAGTTCCTGTTACAACAGAATTATGACTATAGAATTTAGTAAATCCTTTAAAGCTTCTATGTTTCTTCTTTAAGTTTACAATCATAGCTTGTTTCCTACTTATTCAAAATCAATTACTGTTCTAATACTCTTTCCTTCGTGCATAAGATCGAAGGCTTTATTTATTTCTTCTAGTGGAAGCTTGAATGTGACTAAGTCATCGAGGTTAATTTCTCCACTCATATACTTATCAACATAGCCTGGAAGCTCTGTTCTACCTTTAACTCCACCAAAAGCCGTTCCTCTCCATACTCGACCTGTTACAAGTTGGAATGGTCTTGTACTAATTTCTTTACCAGCTCCTGCAACACCGATAATAATTGATTCTCCCCATCCTTTGTGACAACACTCAAGAGCGGCCCTCATGAGGTCAACATTACCAATACATTCAAATGAGTAATCAACTCCACCTTCTGTGAGCTCTACGATAACTTCTTGAATCGGTTTGTCGTACTTCTTTGGATTAATAAAGTCTGTTGCACCAAATTTCTTGGCCATCTCAAATTTATCTTCATTGATATCAATACAGATAATCTTTGATGCTTTAGCCATTTTTGCACCTTGTACAACAGAGAGTCCAATTCCACCAAGTCCAAAGACAGCAATAGTCGCTCCCTCTTCAACTTTAGCAGTATTTAATACAGCGCCAATTCCCGTCGTGACTCCACAACCGAGAAGACAAACCTTATCAAGAGGTGCAGACTTGTCGATTTTTGCTAGGGCAATTTCTGGAACGACTGTGTACTCTGCAAATGTTGATGTACCCATGTAATGAAAAATTGGTTTTCCATCTTTAGAAAAACGACTTGTTCCATCTGGCATAAGTCCTCGCCCTTGAGTCTCTCTAATTCTTTGGCAGAGGTTTGTTTTTCCTGAAGTACAGAATTTACACTCACCACACTCTGGTGTGTAAAGTGGGATAACGTGATCACCAACAGCTAGAGTTGTCACACCTTCTCCAACTTCTGTGACAATTCCGCCACCTTCGTGTCCAAGAATCACAGGGAATAATCCTTCTGGATCTTCTCCTGAGAGAGTATAAGCGTCAGTGTGACAAACACCTGAGGCGATAACTTTAATAAGAACTTCACCTTTTTTTGGTCCTTCTAGATCAACTTCTTCGATACTGAGAGGTTGCTTTGGTCCCCAAGCTACTGCTGCTTTAACTTTCATATTTTTCTCCTGTGATTAAATTCAACTAAATTATACTATCACTTAGTTGACATTAGTTTACTATGGTGACAGAGTGTTTCCATATGGAAACAATGCGAGTTATATCTTCACTTTCAGTCTTTGAGAAAGTGGCCAAGAATCAAAGTTATTCCCTTGCTGCCAAAGAGATGGGAGTCTCTAAGGCCTATGTGAGTAAAATAATCACCAGTTTAGAAGAGGAATTTGGTGAGAAGCTCTTTATAAGATCTACTAGAAAGGTGAAACTTTCCTATTTGGGAGAAGAGTTACTTGCAAAGTGCTCAAGCCCGTTGAATATTCTGGAATCAATCAGTGAGAGCTTGGCCAACAGATCTCCAACGCCTAAGGGTGTATTCAAGGTTTCCCTCGCCGGAGCATATGGAGAGGATTATATCGCTCCTGTTCTCTTTAAAATGGCCAAAGAATATCCAGATCTAAAGGTAGATATCTCATTTTCAACTCGAAACGTAGACTTACTCGATGAAAACGTAGATGTGGCCATTAGAGTGGGAGATCTCGCTGACTCAAATCTCTATGCTAGGAAAATATCCTTTAGAAGAGAGTATATTTGTGCCACGAAGAAGTACGTTAAACTAAATGGTGAACCAAAATCCCCTAAGGAGTTAAAGGAATTTAATTGCTTGATGGGAGTAGGTGACTATTGGTCCTTTATTATCAAAAAGAAAGTAGAGAGGATAAAGCTCAGTGGAAATATTCGCTCTGATAATGGTAGAGTGCTTCTAAAAG
Proteins encoded in this window:
- a CDS encoding methyl-accepting chemotaxis protein, which encodes MKKLSLKNKLILSFLIAGLVPATIIGVLSFKNSSKSLEVEIKEKLVAIRESKSFQVEDMITIMKTQVKDLAESGLTTGAYINLKEGYNLYSQEVYDADAYQAKLDLESYYTKGFIKDFNAKNTYQLDAKKISGTLSDNSLLLQRDFVLRNSHPIGEKYKQMSAGESSYSKAHSKFHADFLKYSKNYNYYDIFIVDAETNTIIYSTYKEGDFAANLSNELYKNSPISKAYFASLKNHDKAIITDIQKYWPSFNAPAQFVAHSIKLDGQIVGSLIFQVPVDKYNTITTGNFNWKNHGLGMTGENVILGSDLVERSISRSLHEDKLGFSKKLASINYNKDDLQFIETQGTTALAYKMGSENISNAVKAATPAVLYYTDMFNKEQIAAVQKINVDELSWFVISKISKEEAYESVVLLRNLMLTIVGVSAVVIILFSLTLSTTLANKITAIGVKLKDGASNVLGSSTSIAEGSTELSTTTDQLAASVQETSSSISEISAMVTRSSESAQKASKLSQESREKANQGKMSVAEVKRIIELIHQSNEDVVKGVDTNNEKIEDINKVIQEIADKTKVINDIVFQTKLLSFNASVEAARAGEQGKGFAVVAEEVGNLASMSGKAAADIGLLLEDSTQKVSHIVQSSKEQMERILVSAKKNVEDGIEKSSECESILDEVLNSFEVVDQSVTEIARSSGEQAQGVHEITQAIQEIDTATQQNSEVAGQSSVRAEELRAQSDILSNIVLDMEEIVHGTRDTKIIDKRKEKSRPSKREEKKKPDLKLLKKSVDTSSRKVEKVEERKVVERKEENIAPISKSAPKESTSNTALINGIPSADDDRFEDII
- a CDS encoding potassium/proton antiporter, encoding MEVVLNNTLLIGSILLLLSVVMSKSLSKFGLPILVLFLFVGMISGSEGIGGIDYENYELTHSLSLVAICLIIFTGGLLTKISDIRPVMKSGVVLSTLGILLTTGMIGVFCHYLFHINLFESFLIGAILSSTDAAAVFTVLRDRNAQVPKRVKSLLELESGSNDPMAYLLVTIFLGLYQADIETSQMNSLISFIVNPLFGIIGGYAFFKIFKLINDKVELDFQGLYPALALGFLFLNYSLVTSFHGNGFLAVYIFGLKVGNERIIHKQILTSFFDGISWLFQIGLFILLGLLVFPSRLLEIASSGAMLAVFSIIIARPAIVFICLMFSRFDYREKLLISWAGLKGATPIVFASLVAMNVGKEANFIFDLVFFTVIISALVQGSTVKLLAKKLNLLIESIIDPDFPIDLEVIEKTKNGIREFMIEDTDFAVEKRVVDLGLPKGTVILFIKRSGGFIIPDGSTSFKAKDKILMVTSEKDELESSMTHFKFDKTAPESIEITAS
- the fghA gene encoding S-formylglutathione hydrolase yields the protein MIVNLKKKHRSFKGFTKFYSHNSVVTGTEMNFSTYEPDNKIENAIIWLSGLTCNEENFITKAGVQPLLSDTNTMIICPDTSPRGLNLEGEHESYDFGSGAGFYLNATTPGYKDHYKMYDYISVEIVQILKASFNIKKISIMGHSMGGHGALVLSLNEKELFTSVSAFSPIVNPTKCPWGQKAFSGYLENPETEGGRYDATLLVKSGHNRSDTILIDQGLDDEFLEKELLSDNFIQACDKVDQSLKLNFRKDFDHSYYFIASFLPDHINHHLSLLNK
- a CDS encoding S-(hydroxymethyl)glutathione dehydrogenase/class III alcohol dehydrogenase, producing MKVKAAVAWGPKQPLSIEEVDLEGPKKGEVLIKVIASGVCHTDAYTLSGEDPEGLFPVILGHEGGGIVTEVGEGVTTLAVGDHVIPLYTPECGECKFCTSGKTNLCQRIRETQGRGLMPDGTSRFSKDGKPIFHYMGTSTFAEYTVVPEIALAKIDKSAPLDKVCLLGCGVTTGIGAVLNTAKVEEGATIAVFGLGGIGLSVVQGAKMAKASKIICIDINEDKFEMAKKFGATDFINPKKYDKPIQEVIVELTEGGVDYSFECIGNVDLMRAALECCHKGWGESIIIGVAGAGKEISTRPFQLVTGRVWRGTAFGGVKGRTELPGYVDKYMSGEINLDDLVTFKLPLEEINKAFDLMHEGKSIRTVIDFE
- a CDS encoding LysR substrate-binding domain-containing protein — protein: METMRVISSLSVFEKVAKNQSYSLAAKEMGVSKAYVSKIITSLEEEFGEKLFIRSTRKVKLSYLGEELLAKCSSPLNILESISESLANRSPTPKGVFKVSLAGAYGEDYIAPVLFKMAKEYPDLKVDISFSTRNVDLLDENVDVAIRVGDLADSNLYARKISFRREYICATKKYVKLNGEPKSPKELKEFNCLMGVGDYWSFIIKKKVERIKLSGNIRSDNGRVLLKAALDSIGLVKLPDVYVKEYIDSGKLLSVLDSYLAKEIPIWAVTHTRKKDSVNLQHFLDLLEEFLKREKSL